The following proteins are co-located in the Rattus norvegicus strain BN/NHsdMcwi chromosome X, GRCr8, whole genome shotgun sequence genome:
- the Tasl gene encoding TLR adapter interacting with SLC15A4 on the lysosome: MLSEGYLSGLTYWNDIHWNCASYNEPVAGDQGEETSSVAALSYSSVDETQVQSVYVSCKSSGKFISSVHARASQHSRSQSRTVLQANSNPVFESPTLAAVGICRDVIRETYLVPPSCKSICKNYNDLHIAGGQVMAINSVMADFPSESSFEDGPLLKSSEISLSMEDSISTQFTELPLKPIQRYSSYWRITSIKEKNSLQMQKPISNAVLNEYLEQKVVELYKQYIMDTVFHDSSPTQILASEFIMTNVDQISLQVSKEKNLDTSKVKDIVISHLLQLVSSEISTPSLHISQYSDITP, from the coding sequence ATGCTGTCAGAAGGATATCTCAGTGGACTTACCTACTGGAATGACATTCATTGGAATTGTGCATCTTATAATGAACCGGTGGCTGGGGACCAGGGTGAGGAGACAAGTTCCGTTGCTGCTCTTTCATATTCCTCTGTGGATGAAACACAAGTTCAAAGTGTTTATGTGAGCTGCAAATCCTCTGGGAAGTTTATTTCATCAGTGCATGCAAGAGCGAGTCAGCACAGCAGAAGCCAGAGCAGAACAGTGCTGCAGGCAAACTCCAACCCGGTATTTGAAAGTCCGACCTTAGCCGCAGTTGGCATATGCAGAGATGTGATCAGGGAAACCTACCTGGTTCCACCTTCTTGTAAAAGTATTTGCAAAAATTACAATGACTTACATATTGCAGGGGGGCAGGTGATGGCCATTAACTCAGTAATGGCAGATTTTCCCTCTGAGAGCAGCTTTGAAGATGGTCCTttgctaaagtcatctgagattTCTTTGTCCATGGAGGATTCCATTTCCACTCAGTTCACTGAACTTCCCCTCAAACCTATCCAGCGGTACTCATCCTACTGGAGGATAACCAGCATCAAAGAGAAAAACAGCCTGCAAATGCAGAAGCCTATTTCAAATGCAGTGCTCAACGAGTACCTGGAACAGAAGGTGGTGGAGTTATATAAGCAATACATTATGGACACTGTGTTTCACGACAGTTCTCCTACCCAGATTCTGGCATCAGAATTCATCATGACAAATGTAGATCAAATTAGTCTTCAAGTGTCTAAAGAGAAGAACCTGGACACTTCGAAAGTCAAGGACATAGTTATTAGCCATCTATTGCAGTTGGTATCATCTGAGATCAGCACCCCCAGTCTCCATATTTCTCAGTATAGCGATATAACTCCATAG